The genomic region TGAGTTGCAGCTGCCAATATGGTGTTATGTGCTTCACTccgtttggtatcaggcacgtcgttttccatttttatagaacctcctcaacgtgggtggagttatcatagcacagctgcacaaaactgctgtaaaaaaacccaaccacACAAACCTGTGATGagtaaagctgttttttttggtgtactgaatcattagaatcagttaattaaaaagagtagttcagtacttcctgcatcaCTGGACTACAGACTCCgactgacacagtcactgaactaaaatatggCCGAACGGGTTGTGATTTCGGCTCATGGTCGCTGGCTTTCAgtagtgctgttgctaaatacaccagactcctctgttaaatattgagattttagaaatgtctgtgctaaatgttggagattagtgcacgttttcaggatttttaagtcttttgaaCTGATCGACAGTTTGGCATtcttcagtttgattcttgtgttggacgttgactcttccagtgacaacactctctgccaatcagtggccggcagtctgtcgacgtcacattttagtattggcaAGATACAGAGTAGGtgcctaaaaaataaaaataaattcacttAGACTAAAATAGCTATTGGCAAAATTTAAATGCTGTCGttctggtgtttgaccagagagaagcagaaagtaaacagatttttaacacagctgtgaagatttgcacctggatcaacaaataacattactagTTACACtgattttcacctgaaaaaaagTGGATAAGGGGTTTAGTTTAGttactttttaaatcatttcagcTATAAGTGATTTCAGCTTTTAGTGCAGTGGCAGTTTTTTGGTACATGCTATAAAATAGGTCACTCAAATATTGTCAGATATAATTGATTGAATTTAATTTGACAATATTTGAGCATGATCAAACATGAACACTCCTAACATGCAACAGGGCATGTTCACACCATAGATTGCCATATGGCAATCTACTCCTGAAGTTgcatgttttatattaaaaaatatttagccTCTGATCATGTTTTGAATGTGCTTTAATTAGAAAACCtgatgtttttcacacaaaaagccataaaaaaacGTTTTAGAAAAAAATTTAGATTATCAGACTCAAACGTGCCATTAAGCACTTTAAGAGTTACTCAGCAGAAATTAATTGCAACCATTCTTTCTTTAACAAATCGGCCAAATTAATTTTGAATGTAATCAACAGAGAACGAGTTTGCTCCTCTTTtcataatttcacatttaagaggtgTTAATGGATTTCATTAGCATTTTAATGTCTAAAACACTCTTTCTCAAAGAGCAACAGTTTCAAGTAAAACATTGAAGATGTAATGAGTGaccttttggtgattttgttgttgtttctgttgaaTAAGTGTCAAGGGTGCTTGGCAGCTACAAACCACCTGCAGCACTACCAAGCATGATGTGAAGAGTAATGCATTGAagtaatgattttgttttgataatgaTTGTGGCTGCttcactaaaaacacattttaagatttaggttgtttttttcagtctgcctcagttttgtctttgtgaacagatgGTGAATACGCTATGTCAAGCAAtgctatcagacctgactgaggctgtgttgtgtgttgtatgGGTTTATCCCTAAATGACAGGGTTTTTTGAACTTGGGTGAAATTCTTTCGTGGACGCTTCTTTCAGACCCGAGCTGAATGTAACGGAtctttgtcttatttttaaaagttacgcactacagttttaattgATGAGTTTGTACCTTGCTGATCCTAAGCATATTTCTTTCTCCAGCTTTCAACAGTGCATAGGTTATTAGCAACTGACCCTTTGCTGGTGCACTGCTGTGATGAGGACGGTTACACTCCCCTGCACCGTGCAGCATACAGCGGCCATGCTGATGTTTGTTCTGCTTTAATCACTGCGGGCTCTAAAGTGAATCCCCGCACCAATGACGGCTGGACACCGCTCCACAGCGCCTGCCGCTGGAGCCGCGTCACCGTGGTGAGTTTCCTCCTGCAGCATGGAGCTGAACTGAATGCTCAGACCAATGGTGGACTCACACCACTGCACCTTGCTGCCTCCAACACCAGCTCCTCCAAATCAGACTCCGCCCACACCCTCGAGCTGCTCCTCTCTCAGCGTCACCTAAAGGCAGCACTTCGCAGTCACTCTGGGGAGACAGCCAGTGAGGTGGCTCGTCGTAGTGGTCCCCTTCACTTCCTATTTGAGATGGTAGAAGACTATGTCAGTGTGATTCCAGACACGTGACCACGTTCATTTACGTTTTCAATCTGGAGAGCAGGTACATTATGGATTTTTAATCTAATAAATATTACACGTCTGAAACCCAGATGATGTTAATTTTAGCATCAATTATCACAGAGGAAAgcataaaaatattatatttaagaggctgaaaccAGCAAACGCcttcaaaaataatataataattgatGTTCATGGtcattataataaattaatcCTGTAGTTTTAGAGATACGTTGTCTCATTtatattgtctttatttctctctcgctctccatCTCCCTTTCACTCTTCcctctgctgtgtctctctttctttctcaacCTCCCCACCTGAGGCTGATGGCCACCCACACTGATCCTGCTCATTGTGCTGTCctttctaaaaaacaaaaataaaataaaataatgatgtccTTGCTTGAACTGTGCCCAAACGTTTGCTTTCCTTCTACGTTGGATTTAACAGCATTATTTAAGAGCATGGTCCTGTCTTGCCCCTTTTTGACCATGACTGCCCATGACTGAAATGTCTatctaaaaataaattactgAACTGGAATCAggttactttgacatttttgtcaatattCTAAGACCTAAAGGGAGAAACCTGGCTGacatgatgaagaaaaagaaggtcaatttattgtgtgtgtgtgtgtgcgtgtgtgtaagagaCCAGGTGGAAAGGAAGCAGGGCCAGGACCATCTGTGGATTTAAACTGTTCTATCATGGATAGAAAGTGAAATGTGGTAGGGGTACTCTTGAAGGAAGAGCATGTGAAGAGTGTTCTGGAGGTGATGAGAGTGTCAGACAGAATCATTAGTTTGAAGCCAGAAATTGAAGGTGTGATCTTGAATCTTGTCAGTTTCTATGCCTCACAAGTTGGTTGTCGGttagaagagaaagaggagttCAAACGTCAATGGGCGTGTTGATGAGGGGAACAAAGGTGATAATGCAGTGTTGAGTAGGTATGAGGTTAAGGAGGGGCTGTGGCAGAACAGATGGTTGTGGATCTTGCAAAAAGGCTGGAAAGGGCTGTGGTAAACGCATATTTCAGGAAGAGGGAGGAACATAGGATGACCCATAAGAATGGAAGAAGatgctcacagacagactgtaTACTATGCAGAAGATACAATCTTAAGGAGATGGGGGACTGGAAGGTGAGGCCAGGGGAGAACGTGGCAAAATTAGGTGATCTGTCTGTAGATGACTTTGGAAACCAAGAAGAGGAACCCAGTGAAGGCGGAGCCAAGGATTAAATGGTTGaagctaaaaaagaaagaatgttaTGCCAAGTTTCATGGAGGAGTTGTGACAAGCTTGGAGAGATAGTGAACAATTACCAGATGAATGGAAAAGTACAGCTAAAGTGATGAGGGACACAGCCAAGAAGGTTTTTCCTCTGGACATACTCAGTGGTGGAACAAGGAATTACAGGAAAGTAAAGGAAAAGGATGGCATCGAAAATGTGGGACTGCCAGGGAGATTAAGAAAGTAGGCAGGAGTACTGGAAGTCTAGGTGTGCGGCAAAAAGGTGGTTGAAGtgtttggaaataaaataagagagatggtttggtcatgtgaaGATGACGGATGGTGATTATATTGAACAGAGGATGTTGAAGCACAGAGAAggatcatggatgttgtgaaggaggactgtgcaacagaagaggacacaagggattggacaaacatgtttatcaGCAAGCTACAAAGGTCTGTTGACGATCATTTTGTAGGGACCATCATGTCTTTACCTGTAATTGAAAATCTTAAGTGTACCGCTTAGTCATATCGATGCCTGAGTCACCACACAGGGATAATTGGTCACATTACAGAACTGGATTCTAATTACACTGTTGGTGCAAGGACCGCATTTAAAGTAAACAACTTACTAAACATACTATTCATAAAAATATACAGCATGTCAAGGTATTAAACTCTGATTGACAAATCTATACAGAACCATGGTATATATGCTGAACCATGTACCATGTCTGTATACAGACAAGGCAAGTTTATTGTGTAGCACTATTCATACACAAGgcaagtgctttacaaaggcaTTGTGAATAGCTCCATTACTACTTTCCCGTCAGAAATCAGTGCAGCATCAACAGGATAGAAAAGTGCCCATACATCAGACTGTGAGAGCACAGCCAGTCTTACAAAAGCTAACAAACATGCAGTAAAGCTacaaaagaaagagacacaatCTAAAAACtaaagatgagatgagatcctcgggaaatgtatttaaagtgcATAGGCCTCATCACCTGTTGTTCCCAACCTTTATGTACCAAGTTTGACTGAGGCGGTGAAAAGGTAGACTAAAGGCAAATTAGATGATAAGtggtttaacatttaatcagcAAAGGAGCTGGTGATTTTGTGCAGCACTCTCTCTAACCCCTCTCCCTCACATGTGGTTCAAGCCTAATCTAGTATATCCTCAGGCAATGTAAAGCCTGCCCCCaaactagaggattttcaaatcataCCCTCTGGTGTGGGGCCGAGTGAAGGACAACACAGCATTCACACTCACAGAAGTGGTTGAGGTATTTGAATTAGACGCAGAGTAAAGCCAGTGAAACGTTTTTGTTACTCTTCATCTTATTTTGTGTCACTCAGCACATGGAGACATTACCTAAGAACAAGATTTCTGCCTCTTGGTCAATAACTGCTGGAAAGTCAATCTCCAGAGCaatttttgcttcttttttttgtaattatcaAAACGACAATTACAGCAGTACAGGCGTCATTAAAACTAGTTTTACGTAAATGACTGTGCCTACTTTGTATTTGAGTCCTCACTGAAATGTGCTGAATGCCTTTTGGTACTCAAGGAAAGGCGATAAGTGAGGAATAAATTACACAAATTGAATGTTTGAAAGACAGGTTTAATGAACTGCATGTTATGTACTGAATCCTTGAACTACCAGATTCAATTTACAATTTCCGTTCTACCTATTGACACATGGAGGAagtcacagttttatttttatgtattcaaGACTGTTTGCAGTGCTTTCAAGACTCAAGTTATATTCAAGACGTACTGGAGCATCGtctgttgtatgagttaaactcagtTACAGCTTGCTAATATATaaagtcacatcattccaatccaaatgctaATGAGTACAAATTttgacagacatgaaaacacagctggTGGTGGtgtaagacttttgcacagtactgtagcctagcttagcttagcataaagactgcAAAGCAGGGAACATGTCCTCTTTTGAAAATGACACCAACCAGCATCTACCATGTCATCTGTTTTCCAGTATGGACACAGTCAATAAGGACTTCACTTCACCAAAACAGCTCTTAACAAAAAAGACTTTGGTATCTTATGTTCACTTTTCTATCCCACGTGTCACAGCCTTTTGCGAATCAATAATAAAGTTTACAATACTTTGCAAATGGCTTAATACCGATCCCAATGATTTTTCATCATGACATAAAGGAGTTGTTGATTGAaaggaacatttaaataaacagaacTGCATGACACTTTAATAGACAAGGTTTAACCCGTGTAAACCCGCGCTGCAGTATAttcagcaacacaaacaccattTGCATGAATGAATGCTATTTCATCTGAAAAGGTCTGGGTGGTTTTCATCACAACATCACAGTTGGGAATATCATTCGATCACAATTACACCTTTTACTGCgggaaatgtaaatgaatggcAGTCGATTCAGCAACATAGAGAATGGCGTTTGTG from Solea senegalensis isolate Sse05_10M linkage group LG6, IFAPA_SoseM_1, whole genome shotgun sequence harbors:
- the ankrd49 gene encoding ankyrin repeat domain-containing protein 49 isoform X2; this encodes MMAFPEDFNQLELLNTHGHLIPRGASSLWTGSKENEEEEEEENHSEELYLEKEQALKDKPVELILWAAEHNRLSTVHRLLATDPLLVHCCDEDGYTPLHRAAYSGHADVCSALITAGSKVNPRTNDGWTPLHSACRWSRVTVVSFLLQHGAELNAQTNGGLTPLHLAASNTSSSKSDSAHTLELLLSQRHLKAALRSHSGETASEVARRSGPLHFLFEMVEDYVSVIPDT
- the ankrd49 gene encoding ankyrin repeat domain-containing protein 49 isoform X1, which produces MGCQRPVFNGHLLDRRFVSWTSMMAFPEDFNQLELLNTHGHLIPRGASSLWTGSKENEEEEEEENHSEELYLEKEQALKDKPVELILWAAEHNRLSTVHRLLATDPLLVHCCDEDGYTPLHRAAYSGHADVCSALITAGSKVNPRTNDGWTPLHSACRWSRVTVVSFLLQHGAELNAQTNGGLTPLHLAASNTSSSKSDSAHTLELLLSQRHLKAALRSHSGETASEVARRSGPLHFLFEMVEDYVSVIPDT